Proteins encoded in a region of the Myxococcales bacterium genome:
- a CDS encoding universal stress protein — MTTILVGVDGSTRTPLVVEQAARMAERLGGKLLLVTSVGLPPEVPAHFWAVSTLDLSGILIENSKKVLEGIVAKLPADLVQGTLVEIGTAWDIICRVAKSENVDLIVIGSHGYGGLDRLIGTTASRVVNHADRSVFVVREKPASAG, encoded by the coding sequence ATGACGACAATCCTCGTAGGCGTGGACGGCTCGACACGCACCCCGCTCGTCGTCGAGCAGGCGGCGCGAATGGCCGAGCGGCTCGGCGGGAAGCTGCTGCTCGTGACGTCGGTCGGCTTGCCTCCCGAGGTGCCCGCCCATTTCTGGGCGGTGAGCACGCTCGACCTCAGCGGGATCCTCATCGAGAACTCGAAGAAGGTCCTCGAGGGCATCGTGGCGAAGCTCCCGGCCGACCTCGTTCAGGGCACGCTCGTCGAGATTGGTACGGCGTGGGACATCATCTGTCGCGTCGCCAAGTCCGAGAACGTCGATCTCATCGTCATCGGCTCGCACGGCTACGGCGGGCTCGATCGCCTCATCGGCACCACGGCGTCACGCGTGGTCAACCACGCGGATCGCTCGGTGTTCGTGGTGCGCGAGAAGCCCGCGTCCGCGGGCTGA
- a CDS encoding sulfite exporter TauE/SafE family protein, which translates to MTPRTLLALALLGLFGGTHCVGMCGPLVGLFSSRLEARGARRALALAVFHGGRLSAYAVLGLLASLWGAAGVRAWPALGAGARVVAAVFVVLYGLRLAGALPAGEVRLPLEGRLGARVRAALGRLLPLRTLPAALAAGGLWAMLPCGLVYSAVAVCASVGEPGWGAVGMLAFGLGALPWLLFVDAFVGFARRLVQRPWARRAAGVAIVTLGAVGVAQGVRGGLAPSAGADCHASRSSGFEGVARELSTLALGEPVR; encoded by the coding sequence GTGACGCCGCGGACCCTCCTCGCCCTGGCGCTCCTCGGCCTCTTCGGGGGCACCCACTGCGTGGGCATGTGCGGTCCTTTGGTCGGCCTGTTTTCGTCCAGGCTCGAGGCTCGAGGCGCGCGTCGCGCGCTCGCGCTCGCGGTGTTTCACGGTGGGCGCCTCTCTGCGTACGCGGTCCTTGGGCTCCTCGCGAGCCTTTGGGGGGCGGCCGGGGTGCGCGCGTGGCCCGCGCTCGGCGCCGGCGCGCGCGTGGTCGCGGCGGTGTTCGTCGTCCTCTACGGTTTGCGTCTCGCCGGTGCGCTGCCGGCCGGTGAGGTGCGCCTCCCGCTCGAGGGGCGTCTCGGCGCTCGCGTGCGCGCTGCGCTCGGGCGGTTGCTCCCGCTCCGCACTCTGCCCGCCGCGCTCGCCGCCGGTGGGCTCTGGGCGATGTTGCCGTGCGGGCTCGTGTACTCGGCCGTCGCGGTCTGCGCGAGCGTCGGCGAACCAGGCTGGGGCGCCGTGGGGATGCTCGCGTTTGGCCTGGGTGCGCTGCCGTGGCTCCTCTTCGTCGACGCGTTCGTGGGCTTCGCGCGGCGGCTCGTTCAGCGACCGTGGGCGAGGCGCGCGGCGGGGGTGGCGATCGTCACGCTTGGCGCCGTCGGCGTCGCGCAAGGCGTCCGCGGGGGGCTCGCGCCCTCGGCGGGGGCCGACTGCCACGCTTCGCGGTCGTCTGGCTTCGAGGGGGTGGCGCGTGAGCTCTCGACCCTCGCGCTCGGCGAGCCGGTTCGGTAG